TTCCCGGCGCCAGGAGCTGATGTGGGATGAGAAACCGTACAGATACAACGCTGAGCAAGAAATGGTTCTAGCGGTTGTAGGGAAACGCCTTGCCAGCGATGGTTTGATCATTACAGAGTTCATGGGATACAGCTTTTCAAACAAAAGGTGGGTTGCACTTCAACCGATCCATACCCCACTTGGAGACGACTTTGCAGTTTGTTCTTATGGTAACGACATATTCATAACCGGTGGAACTTCGAATATGACCTCTTGCTTGAGATATTCCGCCAAATTTTCACAATGGTGGAAGCGCTCGCCGATGTGCTGCGGCAGATATAGACACTCAATGGTGGCAGTGCGAGACTCGCTTTATGTACTTGGTGGCTACAACTTCGGGACTTTAAGTAGCATCGAACGATATGACATGGAGACCGAGAAATGGGAATTGGTTGGAAAACTCAATTACGGGGTTGATAAATGCTCCGCGGCAGTCATGAGCgagaaaatctttattttagGAAGttgtttaaattttgcagcGAAAACAGCCGGGATACAGTGTTTCGACACTAGGACTGGCACGTGTACATTAATTGCAAACCTCCCCAGGTCCCCTAAATTCACCAATGCTGTAAAATTTGACGACACCGTCCATGTCGTCTGCGATAATGGGGATATAATATCTTTCAGTAGTAAGGAGGAACGTCACACACTGCGAAATATCACGGGCTTTTCCAAAAGGGACTTTGGACTTTTCATGGACCACGGATCACTGTGCATTGTTGGTGGGAACCTGAACGTGCTTTCCGAAAAGGAAGAACTTTGTTGTGACGTGATAAAGGTCGAAGGTGAGGAACAACATTTATGCGAGCACCTCGAACTACCGTTTCCAATGAAAGTCACCCAATGCTTACGTATTGTTGTTGAAAGGAAATATCCACTCTTGGATATTCATTCTTTAATACGAGACTTCGGGAACATTGAATGATTCTGCTGATCACTTTGCTTCAAACAAACCTGTGGTCATAGTCCTATTGCACGTACGAGATCGCCGTGTTGTTACAGctaattatatatgcatgtcaaaggtcaatcggggATAGCCGTGTTAACGTTAACAACAATGGATGCCTGCGTTATTCTTGAAGTACACCGCGGATCTTTTTGattggcatttttttttaattttggtatatgatatatagatatatctttaaacaaaatgGATACTGGCGATCAGACTTGTAATCTGGATGATTTCTCTCATTGGAAAATAAAGGCGTTGCGTTCATTTCTGAGCAGCAGAGGACTGTCGATAAGAACTTGTAGCTCTCGCTTTTGCCACATGTAAACTGCATATGCCTACAGCTGTAGAAATAGAGAAATCGAAGTTAGATTCCTACATTTTTTTACTTAAGAGTTGGTGATGTTGTATATTGCCTGAtcctttgttaatttttttataagTGGGGGACGAAAAACAAGGAATGATTCCTTGACCACCAGATTTTATAACTGATGTAACTTACCCCCACGCCTGCTATGAGGGGTCAACAAGGTGGTATGAAGAAGTGTAAAATCTTAGAATAATGTACTAAAACCGTTGTCTGCCATTATGCAGTCAAATGGCTCTAAAAGATCCATAAATCCAGAATGTAAGGTATATTTTTGTCACTGGTCCTTCAACCCCagcattttcacaaaaaatcttacGACTAAGACAAATATTTTGTCTCTGTCTTATACACAATTGAGTGCAACTATGTCTCGAGTAAGAATAGAGTTTCATCACCaatgcttatacatgtacttagtttTGTTCATTCAGAAATATGTGAGCGAAGAATTATAAAAGAATTACAGTGTTTTAACATTTTTAGCCTAGTCGTAAGAGTTTTTGTGAAAAGGGCCACTCTGGACTTGGTCACCTTCTTGAATGTACAATATACTGTTTGTTCCATCCAAATTACGCCTCATGAATGAAATCTCGTAGGTTCAAATCATGTGTAATTATGCTATCTTTTTACGAACAatgatttatttgtttttacatttattagcGTGTTACATGAATTcaatgaaatgatatattgtaatgtATGTTCCAAGAACAATCAGATGTACAATTTCTAATATATTTACGGAAACTTCGTATTAACTAATCGAAGTTCCATGtgataaatttaaatttttactgTTTTAGTTGTGTGATTTTATTCCAACAGAAGAACGTCCAGAGACGTCATGTGCTTTTTGTGCTACATTGATTTGTTATCGTTAAAATAACGTTTTTCACGCTACACAAAATTCAAGATTTCAATACCCACTGCAGTGTGGAACATTAATACTGAATTTAATGACACTTGCTGCAaagaaacttttttttcaaaattataaaaattgaaatgaatttttgtgttttcattAGTAAATTGAATACATTCATCTTGTGTAATGTATTCTATttccatgatttctcaattaagtCTACAACATAGGGAAACATTTGAACAGAGTTATATATGAAGGATGGAAGGGGTCAAGTACAACAATATTTGAACGTCATAGAAAAACAAGTTCCTGATTTTctaagaattttatatttgtattaatACTACCAAACTAAgtaaaaattaaatacatgtagaacaggCGAACATTATTTATACATATCGATAATAATTCGATTTTGTTTGCAAGTCCAAGTGGAAtactaaaataatttttaaaataataataataccatatttatatagcacccttttcatacactatgtacgctcaaaggtgcttaaaattacacaaaatgacacaatattaattgcgtcaaaagttttatatataGTTAATGGGTTAAATCGACAAGTTGACTTATTCCAAGATATTGCAATTTTCTTCAGCGAAGTAAAGAATCCTATTTTGCTTAGACACATTTTGACAAGCTTGCAGTATAACCCACTCGGAAGCGTTGCTTGTTTGGCGTTTTAATAGTTTATTCTCCATAACGGAATGACTGAAGCCCCTGAAAGAAAGGAACTAACCCACTTGTCTATTTTGACTATTCGTAAAGTCATTAACGTTCAGTTTATAAAAGTCATCATCGTCCTTCTCCGTGCACAGATccctaaaaaataaaatgtctctGATCAAAAACGTTATTCTCCTCAGAAGCGTCAATATATTTTCTGACTGTTCATTTTATTTCCATCCACCTACTGAGAGAGTCCGACTTCGGGTAAGTTCGTGCTCTGCTGAAAGTTTTCTCAGaagtattgaatttttttcaacatatttGAACATTCGTCTTTTGCACATGTGTTTCCGCGGTGTATTAAGATAGACTCTATAAAATTAAAAACGTCAAGTCATTAGTTTAGATTTGACCTTTCTCGTGAATacccttttttattttatccttTTTTTCATTAGATTCAGCAGACCTTCCGCTGCATCATGTAGTCCATTTTCCAGACtactttcaaaataattttgaatgattttgttGATTCCCTGTACATTAACAGAATGTACAAAATGGCCTTTTTATATTGGATTTGGCATCCGTCATAAACTCAAGCATCATGGACTGAAAATTTCGGAACACATTTAGCAAAATGATGGTCACGTGCTTTTCCTTTGGGGAATTTTACATGAAACTGTTCACAAATAATGCAAGGTTAACTGGAGGTGCTCGATGTATTGTCCTCTTTTacggtgacgtctctatatatCCGAAGTTTTAGTTCGTTGAAAATAGTTTGACTGAATTTCAACACGTTCATTTCATTAGTTGATTTCGGAGAAATCATAAACTGTTAAAGGTACGTATGCTTATCAATGCTCGTACTATAGAATtctataaatgaaataaaaccgtggaaaaatcttttaaataagCATATAAAACTACGGTTGTAGCGGTAaatgtataaatgaaaatagCCCGTGTTTTTAACTCTTTCCCGAAACAAGCCGAGTGCTGACCATGTGACTGTCTCATTAGCATACCGCGTACTATTTTCCTACCAATTCTTGGATCTGTGCATATCGAACTAACCTTTAGAGTTTTATACACGATTTGCCATAAAGAATTTATTCTAATATTAGTCCTTATTCCTAATTATAcgtatattcatatctagtgatcagtcattcaaaaacttactttgttaaacaccactctgattccacgcaaaagtactctgaagttgaaataaaaaatatgctagagttcctcattgacaatatcttcgtggtctttggtgatcaggtcgtccaacagtctgttggaattcccatgggcaccaattgtgctcctttgttagttgaactgtttctatattcatatgaagcagaatttattcaaaaacttctacgtgagaagaaaaaatctctcgctgtggccttcaattcgacatttccatatatcgatgacgtttcgtctattaacaataataactttcattcatttgtcgatttgatatatccctgtgaactcgaaataaaagacaccgcagagtcttccacttctgcttcatatttagatattttattgaaagtagacattaacggcaaactgacaactcaactgtatgacaaacgggatgatttcagcttctccatcgtcaacttcccaaatttatgtagcaatattccattatcacctgcatatggtgttgatatatctcaactgattcgatatgcaagagcttgttctgcgtattgtcagtttgtaaatcgaagacgtatatctttgttattttaagaacctgtgacttgaaatttaacatgcaagtacttaaaacattaatctatgcagggaaaacgacaaattacgcagaacatacctagtttaagattttttttaggcatttgaagcgagtggtgaggttttttttttatcagggtcagagttagacccctttctatatttatggtatcacatagttcgggcccaaaacgggttTAGCCCCTGTGCCCCAAACGTTTCACtagaaagattgattgattgtttttacgtcccgtcgggaaatttttcacacatattgagatgtcaccagctgcaggtgaagtatcacaaatttaaacctatgccTTGCGTTCAGGGACGTTCAAAATATAGCAGTAAttagggttctttattgtggcAACGCCTGTCGTGACACGTGACCTCCGtctttaaggtcatatccgaaagacccgtgattccaACTTCTAATTGCCGAGCGTGTggtgaaggaacaatcactacctattttaacgtcttaggtttgacgcggccatggcacgagcggggctcgaactcccGATCGCCCGGTTACGAAGGAAAcattctaccactgagctactgcacTAGAAAGACCTCTAGCTCTCACCTAACGCAAATCAAGAATAATCGATTTATAAAGTATCAGACTGGTTAGAATCGACCTGACCTGATGACCACCTGCTTAGACAGCAAACTGTCCATGTACTACGGAGTGTCAGAGAGGTGCGGATTACAAATGGCGTAATTCTTTTAAAAGTATTGCAGAATATATGTCGAATCACGCAGCGTTAAATATCGAGAATCGATTACCATATCGCAACGGAAATGTCAACCTTCAGCCTACATTGTATATCCCATTACTAACGAAAAGACGGAGTGTTGAGAAGTGACCTCAACTTCAAAATTAAGATATCTTGCAAGTGAAATACTGAATATGCTAACCATTTCCTGATATCTACACGTGGTGGCTAATTAATCAggaaacaaataaaaaatctgTTATCATTTAGTTATTGTTCCGGCTTCTGCTGCAGAGCAACAAAAGGATTGAACACATCTGGTACCAAACCATCGTAagaaattttgtatttcccTATTACAAGAACTGCAAGATATTTAAAAGACCAATGCTTCAACTTGTATAGTAATTTGTCATTCCTAACAAATCTAGCAGTTTTCTCCTTCCATGTCCACAGTGTCAATATGGGCACCGTGATCCAACAGAAAGGTGACGATTGAGTTCGCCGTCTTGAATTTCCAGTCATCAGGTAACTGGAGTAATCTGTATTGACTACAGTAtgtaagaacggcctaacaatcggtatgaaacatgccagacagcAGTCGACTTAACGCctggttgtatttgcaaattagattatCCCAACGAACATAGAATtagcaaaatgctgactttatacAAAACTTTTGAAAACCCTGTAACACTAATTTATTTTTCGGTAGCCAGCCTTGGTTTGAAAAATGTTCATACACATACTTGtatatcatacacatgtattgaactagttgagaaatataagtatcaacatcatatgcaggtgatggtGGAATAGAGCTACATGAACacgggaagttgacgatggaaaagctgaagtcatccccttttgtcataaagttttgTTGCTAGTTTGCCGTGGATGTAAATGTTCAGTAAAACATCCAAACATGAATCAGATATGGTGCCTTTAAtatcgagttcactgggatatattaaCACCTGATTGAAAGTGAACATTATTGATAGACAAAACGTTGTCGATGTATATATGTGTCATTTAAAGGCCACACAaaaattgattgtattttgtacatgtactaacGCCCCAcccaagaatttttca
This genomic window from Ostrea edulis chromosome 4, xbOstEdul1.1, whole genome shotgun sequence contains:
- the LOC125671269 gene encoding kelch-like protein 24 — translated: MEEARSNVCDCLLEGIRRMYKTQRFTDVVIHVEDQSFPCHRVVLSSVSSYFDVMFSSGMMESNSMSTTIQNVSSQTFDEVLQYIYFGKDIIEPDNVGELLQVSAMLQIAHLQFECEEFILGNVDVNNCLGVWKLGISHNIESLTESSQPFLLSNFDEISKSDDFLKLEKDELDLILRDERLISSGEEIVCKALFRWIEADESRRKVALPDLFENIRLTSVSLEYLLDHLDQHPYILEHESCHKEVKNAIKYHALPSRRQELMWDEKPYRYNAEQEMVLAVVGKRLASDGLIITEFMGYSFSNKRWVALQPIHTPLGDDFAVCSYGNDIFITGGTSNMTSCLRYSAKFSQWWKRSPMCCGRYRHSMVAVRDSLYVLGGYNFGTLSSIERYDMETEKWELVGKLNYGVDKCSAAVMSEKIFILGSCLNFAAKTAGIQCFDTRTGTCTLIANLPRSPKFTNAVKFDDTVHVVCDNGDIISFSSKEERHTLRNITGFSKRDFGLFMDHGSLCIVGGNLNVLSEKEELCCDVIKVEGEEQHLCEHLELPFPMKVTQCLRIVVERKYPLLDIHSLIRDFGNIE